tgacataaatttcaaaatgtcatcctttttgggacggagggagtaacatttttgataaataaactTCCTTTTCTGAGTTAAGGCCCTTGTTTTTCGAGCCCTGTTAACAGTACAGATGAAAAATTTGTACCAGCCAAAACAGATCCATTTTGGGTCTcgaaaaaatgatcaaaactactcattttgtttagaatatatattttaaagtATTTGCAAAAATTCAGCTAAATCCAACACCAACAGAGGTGTTTACGAAGCATCctaatttgtttcaaaatttgggcCTGTATTATGGAACAAAGTTGAATATTTTGTAAATCCCTTTAACGATGTCGGATTTAACTGAATTTTGGTAGtgattttaaaatatatattctaaACAGAATGGGCGTTTCCGATAATTTTTTCaagttgtggggcccactatgggtcccacacaaacgatccaatccgttcattaaatttaaaacattttttcaagggctctcgctaaaaatcagctcaatccgatatcaaaaagcactcgatccaatcatcttaCTTTTCGTGCAGAtctaaaattgaacaaaaagttagatgattggatcaagtacttatagttatcggattgagctgatttttctcaagggtctttgaaaaaatgttttaaatttaatgaatggaTCAGATCGTTTGTGTAGGACTCGTAGTGGGCCCAACATCTCGATCAGTGCAAGATCTGTGCACTTTTCATCTGTGTAGgtatcatttctgttttttcaaGACCCGAAACATGCCCAAAACGGATCTGTTCCGGCTGGTACAGATTTTTCATCTGTACCAATATCCTTTTCgttgtttttctcttctccgTGACCTCGGAAAGAAGCTATTGCAAAACCAAAAGGGTGCAGCTATGGTTTCAGGAACCCTCGATTCGATTCACTGACCATAACTTCTTCCCTCTAGGGTTTATCATTCTCTACCTCGTACCCCCTCAACTCTTTCTAAGAAACAGGTTCAATTGttatttcccccccccccccccctcccccccttctTTTACAGTCGCATGGAAGCTCTAGCAAGTTCAGTTTTCGTTTCCAAATTATCAGAGACGATTCCGGTTATTTGTGCACCCCATTCTTCGATCAGATCACCAAATAAACTTATTGGGTCTCTGAAATTTCGTGATACGACGCCGCGGGTTTGTGGGTCTCGTGTTCTTGCGCTTGCTCGGGAAGCATCAGACGGAGGCGATGAAGAGATACGGTTTGAGAATAATGGGTCCAGTTTAATTTCTGAAAAGATTGCATCTTTGTCTCAGGTACCTCATAGAAagaattcaattcaattcactTCTTTCGTTCTTGCTCTGTTTGGTTCTtggaaaatctagaaattgaacTCCTTTTGGAGTATAGATGATGTTAAATTCAGCTAAACTAAGGTTTACCCAGCTAATTGGATCTGTTtattcatttgttttgttattgtCTGCCAAAGTTGATGAAAGCATATTGCTTAGAAGTAAGTCGTTCGTTGTTTtgcttggttttgtttgttttgaatgaTTTCATTCAGTTATCTTTCTAGAAAATGAAGATAAACTGGTGGTTAAAGTGCTTCCCTTTTGTTATTTATGTATGAGAAGATTCTCAGAAGTGTAAGTATTTGTGTATGTGCCTCAGCAGACACACCTATGGCAAAATAGCTTGTGATTTTGCTGGTGCTTCTCCTTTTATTTACGATCTCAATAGTGTAGCACCTAGGCATGTTTGATGTAGTTGTCTCTACAGTAGCAACCAATTTGTGGAGCGTTGATTCTATAATTCAAATGGCTACTTCAGCTTCGTTGTGATGCCTCTCTCATATACTGTGAAGGGTGATCCGGACTACAATCAAGAGGGTGAAAAGGAAGCAAATGAGACACGAAAGATGGGGACACCTTTAATCGTCCCATCTGGAAGTGGAGCAGGGGGAGGCTCAAGGGCTGGGCTATTCAGAACTCCCATATCTGGTGGAGTCCAGAGTGCAACGTCAGCTCATGGTTTACCTCGACCTGCCTTAGCAGTGCGCAATCTGATGGAGCAGGTAAAGGGGTTAAGTTTTTATCCCCCTAATTACCGAGTGCAagtaaattattatttttttaaatggtcTTTGTCTGCATACCCATGTAGTTACTGCCCACCTGATTCTGTTATTGTGATTCGTGATACCTGAGGGTTATTCCTTCATGTGTTAGAAGTCCTGTTTGTGGTGGGCTGTGAGTCTGTGACTAAATTGAGTTGATAAGTTTAAGGTTTCTCCTTTCCGCCCCTTCATAGTCAAAGGAACCCTGCTAGATAATGTCTTAGATAGTTTGTCTAAGCTTAATTTGAAGTGGCGTTAGAATTTTAGAAGAACTTATGAGATACGAAAATAATATTATTCTTACCAATAAACTAAATGGGGTCTGTTTTTGAAGCCACGAGCTTTAGGGGGCCACCTTAATGGGTTGCTTGTACAGATGTACCCTTTTCTATGGAATGCATTGTTATCCATGATGTTAACGAtgattctgttttttttttgttgttgctgtcCCTTAAGAATTGTGGATGTTTATGtccttattttttggttttatgatCGAAGGCTAGATTCGCTCAGTTGTGTACGGTAATGTCTCGGATGCACCACCGAAGAGAAGGATACCCATTTGGTTCACTGGTAGATTTTACACCAGATTCAATGGGACGTAAGTCATTTTAGTTTCAGTATTTGTTGCCTATCCTTTCGCCGTTAACACTTTTCACTTTAGTCTCGACCCAACAAAGTCATTCTCTGCTGCTGCATTAACACTCTGACTTCTTTCTGCTTGGCTGGGCTATTCAAGCCTCTTCTATATTCATATTCCAACAGATTACAATCATTAGAGTTTTATTCTCGGGGTAAATCTAACATGGACGCTTGATTGTATGTGGGTTCACGTACATGGGTATTCTAAAAGCGACAGATATTTTTTAGCAAcaatgataatttttttaatttattttttttccatgtaTGGCTTGTGGGTAAAATTTAGCCTGTTGTTCAATTCATGGTAGCTGTAATGGAGGATTCAGGAGTAAATTGAATTAATCTAAGTGTTAAtctgttcaagcttggcttggcTGCTCAGTAAAATTGCCTCAGCCTTGGCTGGTGTCATGTAGAATATAACTTTGATGTTCGAGCTTGACTTGATGGATATGGCGAGTTTTTCTCCTTCACTCTGCTGATCACTTTGTGATATATGACTGTACTTTTTTAATCCACCCCAGCAAAATATTTTTGCATTCTCTGTTCCCCTGATAAATTAACCTAGTTTTCAGACTCTTTCGAAAAGAAATACTACCTATAAAAAGTATCATGGACAACCTTGCCAAAGCTCATGAGCTTAATTAGTCAAGTGAGCTATTTTTCAGACATGACTCCAGTACGTTTTGACTTGAAGGGCCCAAAAGTTTTTTCAACTCGCCCCTAAGCCAGATGAGCTGAAAACCAAGTCAAGTTCGCGAGTTGTACTTGACTAATTAGCATGTTTTACAGCCATAGGAGAGCAGTTGCTCCCTCTTTTTTTCACATATCACAAGAAAGTCATAAATGGACTGCACTTGTGCCGAAAAGAACTCACTCTCCATTTGTCTGTTTGATATGTTTTAATGTGATAATTTGTTTCCAGATccaatattttcattttcaccATTGGCCATTCACACGCGAAATCTGTTGGCTGACCCGAGATGCACTCTTGTTGTGCAGGTTCTTTCATTTTTACCCACCTTAGCAATATTTCTTAGCAGCTTTACATTTATGGATTCTATTGACAGTTAGGTTTCAATCTTGATAGATACCTGGATGGAGTGGCTTGTCCAATGCGAGGGTAACCATATTCGGCGATGTCTTCCCTCTTCCTGAACACGACCAGGTTGCTGCCTGAATATATGCAGAATTTTGGTTTTACTTGATTATTAACTGATTATAAACTATGCATTGTCATCACtcctaagaaaagaaaagacacaTTCTCGTTTTCCCTTCTCTCCATGCAACATATTTAAATGCTTGCTTGGTCTGCTTAAAACTGTAAGGTGAACTTTTAAATGTTTCTGAAGGGAGGAAAAATTGTgaagagaaaaggaaataacGTCAGACCTTGCATGAATTACCGAACTGATCATCTTAGGGGTCAATCAAAGGTTcagtttttgtgattttttcccCACTTGGAACAACATGACAAAGTTGAACAATCAGCTTCCTTTTTGTAATTCGACGGTGTAAGATTCTCTTTTAATGGTACATATTGAACCATTCAACCCTTCCTTGTACTCGTTTGCTAGTCAGAAGACTCAAGATAGGAAAATTGAGGATAAATAGTTGTCTTTCCTGATTTTAAAACTCCACCATTGTtagtttttgttgattttaacGATCACGATGGCCTTCATGTTGCTAGGAATGGGCTCATAAACAGTATATGACCAAACATCAACAAGGGCCTTCTCAACAATGGGGGAACTTCTACTATTTTAGGATGCAGAACGTAAGGTGTGGTTTCTAAGTCTTATGGAGTGTATCAAATGTTATGAATAGGATGTATTTTGTTTCATAAGATGAAGAAGACTACTAACATGAAATTTGTGTGTTCTGTCTCATAATTGCAAGGCTTGTTAacgaaactctctctctctctctctctctctctctctctctctctctctctctctctctcttgtatatgtatatatgcgTGTGGGTGGCTCCTAATTTGCTCTTTTACATGGATTCCCGTAGGTTTTACATAGGATTGGGTGGGGAAAAAGAATGTTATATACCGCctgaccaaaaagaaaaaccatttGTTAACATGGCAAGCTTTTgtaaccttttttttgtttaatattgCCCAAGCAGTGACATATACTTCATTGGAGGCTTTGGCACTGTTGCTTGGGTTGATGTCAAGGAATATGAGACTCTTCAGCCTGATAAGATCGCTGTGGATGGGGGTGAACAGAACTTGAAGGTGGGCTTCTTGGATTCGAGTAGACATTATCTCAAGTTCAATCATCTTAAAACTAAGGCGTTGAGTAGAATACGTGTTTAAACATTATAACATTCGGAAGAAGATAATGCGCACACATATGGGTAAATGTCGTTTGCATTGTCACTCATGCTTTTGAATCTTCTCTGGTTGTAGGAGCTCAATGCTATCTTTTCAAAACCCCTAAAAGAGGTATTGTCCAGCGAGATGGAAGTAGATGATGCTGCTCTTATATCAATAGACAGCAAGGGAATTGATATCCGAGTTCGGATAGGGGCCCAAGTATTTCTCTTTTCAACCCATTTGAGTATTATTTCCGTTCATTTACCGTATCTTTCCTACCGTTTTCATAACttgctcttttttgttttttgttttctctgtgTGCGTGTGTAGTTCAACATGCAGAGATTATCCTTTGAAGAGGGGCATGCAATTGAAACTCTAGAGGAAGCTAAGGCGGCACTTTGGAAACTAATCAACAAAGGTCGAGTTTACAATTTGccaaaataacaaaagtttCACAATTTGCGGAAATAGAAGAAGTATTGTCATGTGGTGTTACTCTTTCTTATTGTCAGAGGTCCTGttttaggttttgttttgtttttttccgaCTTTTATTTTGGGACAAGGTATTTTGATAATAACTACCAGTTTTGTAC
This DNA window, taken from Rhododendron vialii isolate Sample 1 chromosome 8a, ASM3025357v1, encodes the following:
- the LOC131336061 gene encoding uncharacterized protein LOC131336061 isoform X1: MEALASSVFVSKLSETIPVICAPHSSIRSPNKLIGSLKFRDTTPRVCGSRVLALAREASDGGDEEIRFENNGSSLISEKIASLSQGDPDYNQEGEKEANETRKMGTPLIVPSGSGAGGGSRAGLFRTPISGGVQSATSAHGLPRPALAVRNLMEQARFAQLCTVMSRMHHRREGYPFGSLVDFTPDSMGHPIFSFSPLAIHTRNLLADPRCTLVVQIPGWSGLSNARVTIFGDVFPLPEHDQEWAHKQYMTKHQQGPSQQWGNFYYFRMQNVSDIYFIGGFGTVAWVDVKEYETLQPDKIAVDGGEQNLKVGFLDSSRHYLKFNHLKTKELNAIFSKPLKEVLSSEMEVDDAALISIDSKGIDIRVRIGAQFNMQRLSFEEGHAIETLEEAKAALWKLINKGRVYNLPK
- the LOC131336061 gene encoding uncharacterized protein LOC131336061 isoform X2; the protein is MEALASSVFVSKLSETIPVICAPHSSIRSPNKLIGSLKFRDTTPRVCGSRVLALAREASDGGDEEIRFENNGSSLISEKIASLSQGDPDYNQEGEKEANETRKMGTPLIVPSGSGAGGGSRAGLFRTPISGGVQSATSAHGLPRPALAVRNLMEQARFAQLCTVMSRMHHRREGYPFGSLVDFTPDSMGHPIFSFSPLAIHTRNLLADPRCTLVVQIPGWSGLSNARVTIFGDVFPLPEHDQEWAHKQYMTKHQQGPSQQWGNFYYFRMQNVSDIYFIGGFGTVAWVDVKEYETLQPDKIAVDGGEQNLKELNAIFSKPLKEVLSSEMEVDDAALISIDSKGIDIRVRIGAQFNMQRLSFEEGHAIETLEEAKAALWKLINKGRVYNLPK